A stretch of Pyrenophora tritici-repentis strain M4 chromosome 7, whole genome shotgun sequence DNA encodes these proteins:
- a CDS encoding AbfA, Alpha-L-arabinofuranosidase — translation MVFFKGIAAAACAASALAADIVVHQSGGNVTGAFGHPFGYGFLHEDINNSGDGGIYAELIQNRAFQYSQNYSASLDHYFPVNNAVLSLKYLDQPLSEQLNLSMRVSAGNSTGKIGFKNEGYWGMDVRPQTYTGSFWVKGAYNGSFTASLDSNLTTDCFASVEVPSKSVDNDWTEHTFELVPDRAAPNTNNTLTITFDAAAASALDFNLISLFPPTYKNRKNGLRIDIAEALADLNPHFLRFPGGNMLEGLRNDSWWDWKNTIGPLRNRPGFQGVWSYQQTNGLGLMEYLEWAEDMELEIVLAVWGGLALDGGVTPQANLTAYVEDALNEIEFVCGPANSTWGARRAALGHPEPFELNYVEIGNEDWLAGFPGGWDSYRAYRFPMFYNAIRKAYPHITVISSAASSDPGGDAPISGPDPNNGQILPADALGDYHPYREPDDLVSEFNRFDNDHGHIVGEVAAVHPNGGTGWDGKLMPFPWWIGAVGEAVSLIGYERNSDRVPGTFYAPVLKNNNRWQWSITLMQFDADPKHTTKAVTWYCWSLFAHHPITHTVPTESASAYGPLYWGAGKDERRNDAMVWKGAVYNTTNSEDIPVSVKFEGVEAGARANLTILTNSIDDPYGYNDPFTGVNIVNTTNMIITAQSDGSFKFIMPELSVAVLDTDVGGAGNSTAQYRRQLSI, via the exons ATGGTGTTTTTCAAGGGGATTGCGGCTGCGGCCTGCGCTGCTTCTGCGCTTGCTGCTGATATCGTTGTGCATCAGTCTGGTGGTAACGTGACTGGCGCGTTCGGACATCCATTTGGCTATGGTTTCCTCCACGAG GATATCAACAACTCTGGTGATGGCGGTATCTACGCAGAATTGATCCAGAACCGTGCCTTCCAGTACAGCCAAAACTACAGTGCCTCTTTGGATCACTACTTCCCCGTCAACAATGCTGTTCTAAGTCTCAAATACTTAGACCAGCCATTGTCTGAGCAATTGAATCTGTCTATGCGCGTGTCAGCTGGCAACAGCACCGGCAAGATTGGTTTCAAGAATGAGGGATACTGGGGCATGGACGTCCGGCCTCAAACCTACACCGGATCCTTCTGGGTTAAGGGTGCATACAACGGATCATTCACCGCGTCTCTGGACTCAAACTTGACAACCGACTGCTTCGCATCCGTCGAAGTGCCCTCCAAATCTGTGGACAACGATTGGACCGAGCACACCTTTGAGCTCGTCCCCGACAGGGCTGCACCAaacaccaacaacacccTCACAATTACATTCGACGCTGCTGCTGCCAGCGCACTAGACTTCAACCTCATCTCTCTCTTCCCTCCCACATACAAGAACCGCAAGAATGGACTCCGCATTGACATTGCCGAGGCCCTCGCTGACCTGAACCCTCACTTTCTCCGATTCCCGGGCGGTAACATGCTCGAGGGTCTCAGGAACGATTCTTGGTGGGACTGGAAGAACACAATTGGTCCCCTGAGAAACCGCCCCGGCTTCCAGGGTGTCTGGAGTTACCAACAGACCAACGGTCTTGGTTTGATGGAGTACCTTGAGTGGGCCGAGGACATGGAGCTTGAGATTGTCCTGGCTGTCTGGGGCGGTCTTGCTCTTGACGGCGGTGTCACACCCCAGGCGAACCTAACTGCCTACGTCGAAGACGCCCTCAACGAGATTGAATTCGTTTGCGGTCCTGCAAACTCCACTTGGGGTGCGCGTCGTGCTGCTCTCGGTCACCCTGAGCCCTTTGAGCTCAACTACGTCGAGATCGGCAATGAGGATTGGCTCGCTGGTTTCCCCGGCGGCTGGGACTCGTACCGCGCATACCGTTTCCCCATGTTCTACAACGCCATCCGCAAGGCCTACCCACATATTACGGTCATTTCTTCCGCTGCTTCCAGCGACCCAGGTGGTGATGCGCCAATCAGTGGTCCTGACCCCAACAACGGACAGATCTTACCTGCCGATGCTCTTGGTGACTACCATCCATACCGTGAGCCTGACGACTTAGTCAGTGAATTCAACCGCTTCGACAACGACCATGGTCACATTGTTGGTGAAGTCGCAGCAGTTCATCCCAACGGCGGTACAGGCTGGGACGGCAAGCTAATGCCCTTCCCGTGGTGGATTGGTGCCGTTGGTGAAGCCGTTTCCCTCATCGGATACGAGCGCAACTCCGACCGTGTTCCTGGTACTTTCTACGCCCCAGTCTTGAAGAACAACAACCGCTGGCAATGGTCCATCACTTTGATGCAATTTGACGCCGACCCGAAGCACACCACCAAGGCCGTCACATGGTACTGCTGGAGTCTTTTCGCTCACCACCCCATTACGCACACAGTTCCTACCGAGTCTGCATCCGCCTACGGACCGCTTTACTGGGGTGCCGGAAAGGACGAGAGGCGCAACGATGCCATGGTATGGAAGGGTGCCGTGTACAACACCACCAACAGCGAAGATATCCCCGTCAGCGTGAAGTTCGAGGGTGTTGAAGCCGGAGCCCGGGCCAACCTGACTATCTTGACCAACTCTATTGATGACCCATACGGATATAATGACCCCTTTACTGGCGTCAACATTGTCAACACTACCAACATGATCATCACCGCGCAAAGCGATGGTTCTTTCAAATTCATCATGCCCGAGCTTAGTGTTGCTGTTCTGGATACGGATGTTGGTGGTGCTGGAAATAGTACTGCGCAATACCGGAGACAGCTGTCGATATAG
- a CDS encoding bZIP transcription factor HapX, translating to MSAVAAACNATTPASDSYSNSGSCAGSPGAVSQVPTILDTRGRKIIPTPLTRAATPQEAIATVSTTVNSSGPSPPAGGGPTSRGYVIQARPKPGRKPAKTEPESKRKAQNREAQRNFRQRKLQKEDEFREANNRLEALLKEKHNELVISQEETQQLLNRNQQLWHENQLMQEEIRRLRAKCGEDAQMQGQDPTLQHQSSQYPMPTHYDVRHDSPTHVSFDEINVGSSQNTDAACNRCTPDHCACFAEMTNGLNFDDASVPMEGVNTTAHGQPEDEGQHGHEEFETDFTTSFRKPTLQTQDPPSFASVTEDTKVADCGFCQGQKEICICVGVEAKVENEPTPMARISPRSSSKTAKHKMAMTGPGSCEDCQSNPRQRAWCQRVAQLRSEATPPLSRRNSSRSSSLDVMEPKVSTAFDMQAGSSSPIGSGRTVGCSEAFKLLDGRVNTDPNAMDWRQLKPVPRPFPQQEDRRNSFSMEPGLYSAMELDASSILTTLQHAQRPLRPRASDGSHRALIEEAEERRQASFSPTTEAQDHDMMDAVSQYKIGM from the exons ATGTCCGCGGTTGCTGCAGCTTGTAacgccacaacgcctgcCTCTGATAGCTACAGTAACTCCGGATCTTGTGCGGGGTCACCAGGGGCTGTTTCACAGGTACCAACAATCCTTGATACACGTGGTCGCA AGATAATCCCAACCCCACTGACGCGCGCCGCCACCCCTCAAGAGGCTATCGCCACCGTGTCTACGACTGTGAACAGTAGCGGCCCCTCACCGCCTGCTGGTGGGGGGCCTACAAGTCGTGGATATGTGATTCAAGCACGACCGAAGCCTGGGCGCAAGCCTGCCAAAACCGAGCCCGAGAGCAAGCGCAAAGCCCAAAATCGCGAGGCACAACGCAACTTCCGCCAACGAAAACTTCAGAAAGAGGACGAGTTTAGGGAAGCGAATAACAGGCTAGAGGCCCTTCTCAAGGAAAAACATAATGAGCTTGTCATCTCTCAAGAGGAGACGCAACAACTGTTGAATAGAAATCAACAGCTCTGGCACGAGAACCAGCTCATGCAAGAAGAGATCCGAAGGCTTAGAGCGAAATGTGGCGAAGACGCGCAAATGCAAGGCCAGGATCCTACGTTACAGCATCAATCATCTCAGTACCCTATGCCGACGCACTACGATGTACGACACGATAGTCCCACGCATGTATCTTTCGACGAGATCAACGTCGGTAGTTCACAGAACACGGATGCTGCCTGCAACCGATGCACACCCGACCACTGCGCTTGCTTTGCCGAGATGACCAACGGCTTGAACTTCGATGATGCATCTGTTCCAATGGAAGGCGTAAATACAACTGCTCATGGCCAGCCTGAAGATGAGGGACAGCATGGTCATGAAGAGTTTGAGACCGACTTTACCACCAGCTTCCGGAAGCCTACATTGCAGACGCAGGATCCGCCATCATTCGCGTCCGTCACTGAAGATACTAAAGTCGCCGACTGCGGCTTCTGTCAAGGCCAAAAGGAGATTTGCATTTGTGTTGGCGTGGAGGCAAAGGTTGAGAATGAGCCGACTCCAATGGCACGTATTTCACCGCGCTCTTCGAGCAAGACCGCCAAACACAAGATGGCTATGACAGGACCCGGCTCTTGTGAAGATTGTCAGTCGAATCCCAGGCAACGAGCTTGGTGCCAGCGAGTCGCACAACTCCGAAGCGAAGCCACTCCACCCCTCTCACGGCGCAACTCGAGCAGAAGCAGCTCCCTAGACGTCATGGAGCCAAAGGTATCAACAGCCTTCGACATGCAAGCCGGCTCCTCATCACCCATCGGCAGCGGACGTACAGTAGGCTGTAGTGAAGCCTTCAAGCTACTCGACGGCCGAGTCAACACCGATCCGAATGCCATGGACTGGCGCCAGCTCAAACCTGTCCCACGACCTTTTCCCCAGCAAGAAGACCGCCGCAACTCATTCAGCATGGAACCTGGCCTGTACAGCGCCATGGAGCTCGACGCCAGCAGTATCCTCACCACACTCCAACACGCCCAGCGTCCTCTACGGCCTCGCGCATCTGATGGATCTCATAGGGCGCTCATCGAGGAGGCAGAGGAGAGGCGCCAAGCGTCCTTTTCTCCGACCACCGAAGCTCAAGATCACGATATGATGGATGCTGTCTCGCAGTATAAGATTGGTATGTAA
- a CDS encoding UbiH, 2-polyprenyl-6-methoxyphenol hydroxylase and related FAD-dependent oxidoreductase: MASQLTDQKPKTGIRVLIVGGGFGGLALAIECHRQGHTPIIYEAHPQHKNLGDTLMFGPNGGRIIHRWSNGAVAAAMSRISLNVRDTGFNVRKYDTGEIIVNQKSNYRPDSPMFNGHRGELHEILLGTAEPSSTPGYMKDVKEHVQGWDPLVWKIVSKTPEEKLSDWKLLYCDPLPSWVSGKHGRVCLLGDSAHPFLPTSAQGASQAMEDAVTLAVVLRQAGKGNVRAALRAYQDIRYDRVKAVQKTGEDKRDAWHEADWDEVRKDPTKVTWRYAGWILSHDAEKHAEEVGYDAIKKASLVRANL; encoded by the exons ATGGCGTCGCAATTAACCGACCAAAAGCCAAAGACCGGCATAAGAGTACTCATCGTAGGCGGAG GCTTCGGCGGCCTCGCCCTCGCCATAGAATGCCACCGTCAAGGCCACACACCCATAATCTACGAAGCACACCCGCAGCACAAAAACCTAGGTGACACCCTAATGTTTGGCCCCAACGGCGGCCGAATAATCCACCGCTGGTCCAACGGCGCCGTCGCAGCCGCCATGTCCCGCATCTCACTCAACGTGCGTGACACGGGCTTCAACGTGCGCAAATACGACACGGGCGAGATCATCGTAAACCAAAAGTCAAACTACAGGCCCGACAGCCCCATGTTCAACGGCCATCGCGGCGAGCTGCATGAGATTTTACTCGG TACTGCTGAGCCGTCGTCGACACCTGGATATATGAAAGATGTCAAAGAGCATGTGCAGGGCTGGGACCCGTTGGTGTGGAAGATTGTGTCAAAGACGCCAGAAGAAAAGCTTTCAGATTGGAAGCTGTTGTACTGCGATCCGCTACCTAGCTGGGTTAGTGGGAAACACGGTCGGGTTTGCTTGCTTGGTGATTCTGCACATCCTTTCCTGCCTACTAGCGCCCAAGGTGCGTCGCAGGCGATGGAAGACGCCGTCACTCTTGCGGTGGTACTGCGACAAGCTGGTAAAGGTAACGTGCGCGCAGCTCTTCGCGCATATCAGGATATCCGCTATGATCGTGTTAAAGCGGTGCAAAAGACGGGAGAGGATAAGCGCGATGCATGGCACGAAGCTGATTGGGACGAAGTGAGAAAGGATCCGACAAAAGTTACTTGGAGGTATGCGGGCTGGATCCTGAGCCATGATGCAGAGAAGCATGCAGAGGAGGTTGGTTATGACGCTATCAAGAAAGCCTCTCTTGTCCGGGCAAACCTTTAG
- a CDS encoding GalA, Alpha-galactosidase produces MGWNSWNEYGCAINESVFLEVGELLNTLGLKKLGYTYVNIDDCWSNKTHQRDSVTGQIRPDSNKFPNGIKHTADEIHKLDLKVGIYSDAGDTTCGGYAGSLEHEELDARTFAGWGIDYLKYDNCAVPDRWHDEYRWWPENWLGGPPAENQTAGGDGETKPVAAPTGYDWTTSKTFTRYKTMSDALLATNRTIEFSQCAWGHAHIDEWGNRTGHSWRMWGDIYPQWEGNHQGSWGLMPILNHASFYNNDTNFWGHGDWDMLEVGNGNFTIEENRSHFALWAALKSPLIIGTPLSNIKPEILDILSNNELIDFNQDSVVGKAAKPYKWGVNPDFTWNQTHPAEYWSGKSSKGVHVFVLNTLNIEQTKTINFAEVPELDPKTEHTVFESWTGKERGRFTGQYEAAVAGHDTIAIRLIEV; encoded by the exons ATGGGATGGAACTCATGGAATGAGTACGGATGTGCTATTAACGAGAGCGTCTTCTTGGAGGTCGGAGAGCTCCTAAACACTCTTGGGCTGAAGAAGCTTGGTTATACATACGTCAATATCGACGACTGTTGGAGTAACAAAACCCATCAACGCGACAGTGTTACTGGGCAGATCAGACCAGATTCAAACAAGTTTCCAAACGGTATCAAACATACAGCGGATGAAATTCACAAGCTTGATCTCAAGGTTGGTATCTATAGCGATGCTGGAGACACCACCTGCGGTGGATACGCTGGTTCTTTGGAACATGAAGAACTAGATGCGAGGACTTTTGCTGGTTGGGGCATCGACT ATCTCAAGTACGATAACTGTGCCGTACCAGATAGGTGGCATGACGAGTACCGATGGTGGCCAGAGAACTGGCTAGGAGGTCCTCCAGCTGAGAATCAAACGGCCGGGGGCGACGGTGAAACCAAACCTGTTGCAGCTCCAACTGGCTACGACTGGACGACATCCAAAACCTTTACCCGTTATAAGACTATGAGTGATGCTCTGCTGGCAACCAACCGTACAATCGAGTTTTCCCAATGCGCATGGGGTCACGCCCATATTGATGAGTGGGGCAATCGCACTGGTCACAGCTGGCGTATGTGGGGCGATATATATCCTCAATGGGAAGGAAACCATCAGGGCTCTTGGGGGCTCATGCCTATCCTCAACCACGCGTCCTTTTACAACAACGATACCAACTTCTGGGGACATGGTGACTGGGATATGCTCGAGGTTGGCAACGGCAACTTCACAATTGAGGAGAATCGATCCCACTTCGCGCTATGGGCTGCGCTGAAGTCACCTCTAATCATTGGCACTCCCTTGAGTAATATCAAGCCCGAAATCTTGGATATCCTCAGTAACAATGAACTCATCGATTTCAATCAAGACTCCGTTGTTGGCAAAGCGGCAAAGCCTTACAAATGGGGAGTCAATCCTGACTTCACGTGGAACCAAACTCACCCGGCCGAATATTGGAGTGGGAAATCCTCCAAGGGTGTACACGTCTTTGTGTTGAATACCCTGAACATTGAACAAACCAAGACAATCAACTTTGCGGAGGTACCAGAGCTTGACCCAAAAACTGAACACACTGTCTTCGAGTCATGGACTGGAAAAGAGCGCGGCAGATTCACAGGTCAATACGAAGCGGCTGTTGCAGGACATGACACAATAGCCATCAGACTGATTGAGGTCTAA
- a CDS encoding putative NADH-flavin reductase, producing MKVLVVGATGAIGNTLLNHCLRRPEITSVVAIARRPVPSSDNEKLSSIIIPDFDALPGPEDATWTQMADADALIWAMGSYTFDEDVNYAYPIAFQSALSKRLARNGNTEKFKWILLGGAFTEPDQTRFLYFLTSQRRTKGLLQTKTLEFADDHADWEAIIIRPGGILFGGDTWTNRVGSALFGEGLTINADVLGACVADLVVKGLGEMEEQGIVTNKELSVRGKKVLEAVGH from the coding sequence ATGAAGGTCCTTGTTGTAGGCGCAACAGGCGCCATAGGCAATACACTACTCAACCACTGCCTCCGCCGACCAGAAATAACCAGCGTAGTCGCCATAGCTCGTCGTCCAGTCCCATCCTCCGACAATGAAAAGCTTTCAAGCATCATCATACCAGACTTTGACGCTCTTCCAGGCCCTGAAGATGCGACATGGACACAAATGGCCGACGCCGACGCACTGATCTGGGCAATGGGATCATACACCTTTGACGAAGACGTCAACTATGCCTACCCCATCGCTTTCCAGTCAGCTCTCTCCAAACGACTGGCACGAAACGGGAATACTGAGAAGTTCAAATGGATACTGCTTGGTGGAGCTTTCACTGAGCCGGATCAAACTCGGTTTTTGTACTTCCTTACCAGCCAGCGGCGTACTAAAGGGCTGTTGCAAACCAAGACATTGGAGTTTGCAGATGATCATGCAGATTGGGAGGCAATCATCATAAGGCCTGGAGGTATCCTCTTCGGGGGAGATACGTGGACGAATAGGGTGGGAAGCGCGTTGTTTGGAGAGGGTTTGACCATTAACGCAGACGTATTGGGGGCATGTGTTGCCGACTTGGTCGTCAAAGGGTTAGGAGAGATGGAGGAGCAGGGAATCGTGACGAATAAGGAGTTGTCGGTCAGAGGAAAGAAGGTATTGGAGGCTGTGGGGCATTAG
- a CDS encoding MCM2, ATPase involved in replication control, Cdc46-Mcm family, which produces MTDRQTPFSISLFGSQAGDGPQDAAAPSRVQQTLVDFIMEFTLDNVFVYRDQIRENVLLKQYYCDIDVAHLISYNPELAHDLRQNPAEIIPLFEAALKTCTQRIVYPSQKNIQLPEHQLLLHSNASELSIRDLTANNVSQLVRIPGIIIGASTLSSKATALAIRCRNCQDEKMLPVSGGFAGISLPRTCSRPRGEGESGDKCPLDPYYVLHERCQFIDQQVLKLQEAPDQVPVGELPRHIMISADRYLANRVVPGTRCSVMGVFSIYQQKGSKRAGNAAVAIRNPYIRAVGIHAEVDHGTKGNAVFTEEEEQEFLEMSRRPDIYQVFARCIAPSIYGNEDIKKAIACLLMGGAKKILPDGMKLRGDINVLLLGDPGTAKSQLLKFVEKVSPIAIYTSGKGSSAAGLTASVQRDHNTREFYLEGGAMVLADGGVVCIDEFDKMRDEDRVAIHEAMEQQTISIAKAGITTILNSRTSVLAAANPIFGRYDDMKTPGENIDFQTTILSRFDMIFIVRDEHDRGRDERIAKHVMGIAMGGRGVEETVQAEIPIDKMKRYITYCRQRCAPRLSPEAAEKLSSHFVSIRRQVHASEINANQRSSIPITVRQLEAIIRITESLAKLSLSPIAGETHVDEAIRLFLASTMDAVNQGEGQSSKELMDEVSKVEDELRRRMAVGWQINLSTLKREMVDGKGYSEQALARALHVMNARETIRFRHGGSVVYRASA; this is translated from the exons ATGACGGACAGGCAAACTCCCTTTTCAATCAGTCTCTTTGGCAGCCAGGCAGGCGATGGCCCTCAAGATGCAGCAGCGCCCTCGCGCGTGCAGCAGACGCTGGTGGATTTTATAATGGAGTTTACGCTCGATAATGTCTTCGTCTACAG AGATCAAATACGGGAAAATGTGCTCTTGAAGCAGTATTACTGTGACATTGACGTTGCCCACCTGATTAGTTACAACCCAGAGCTCGCACACGACCTCAGACAGAACCCTGCTGAGATAATCCCACTC TTTGAAGCGGCCCTCAAGACGTGTACGCAACGTATCGTTTACCCGTCCCAGAAGAACATCCAACTTCCCGAGCATCAATTGCTCCTCCATTCCAATGCCTCAGAGCTCTCGATCCGCGACTTGACAGCGAACAACGTCTCACAACTCGTCCGTATACCGGGCATTATCATTGGTGCTTCAACATTATCATCCAAGGCTACAGCCCTCGCTATTCGGTGCAGGAATTGCCAGGATGAGAAGATGCTACCTGTATCTGGCGGTTTCGCCGGAATCTCTCTGCCAAGGACATGCAGTAGGCCACGAGGAGAGGGCGAAAGTGGAGACAAATGCCCGCTCGATCCATACTATGTCCTGCACGAGCGCTGCCAGTTTATCGACCAGCAGGTGCTCAAGCTACAGGAGGCGCCAGATCAAGTACCAGTCGGTGAACTTCCTCGGCATATCATGATCTCAGCAGACAGATACCTGGCGAACCGTGTCGTGCCTGGTACACGATGCTCTGTCATGGGTGTGTTTTCCATCTACCAACAGAAGGGCTCAAAGCGTGCGGGCAACGCAGCAGTCGCCATCCGCAACCCCTACATACGCGCCGTTGGCATTCACGCAGAAGTTGATCATGGTACCAAAGGCAACGCGGTGTTCACAGAGGAAGAGGAGCAAGAATTCCTGGAAATGAGCAGAAGGCCAGACATCTACCAGGTCTTTGCCCGCTGCATTGCGCCCTCGATTTATGGAAATGAAGACATAAAGAAGGCCATTGCCTGCCTGTTGATGGGCGGTGCAAAAAAGATTCTGCCGGATGGAATGAAGCTTCGTGGCGATATCAATGTGCTTCTGCTCGGTGATCCAGGTACTGCCAAGTCGCAATTGCTCAAGTTTGTTGAGAAAGTCTCGCCAATTGCCATCTACACATCCGGAAAGGGTTCCTCCGCAGCCGGTCTGACAGCTTCCGTTCAACGCGATCACAACACGCGTGAGTTCTACCTCGAAGGTGGTGCTATGGTTTTGGCAGATGGCGGCGTTGTCTGTATCGATGAGTTTGACAAGATGAGAGACGAAGATCGAGTGGCTATTCACGAAGCCATGGAACAGCAAACTATCTCCATCGCGAAAGCAGGCATCACCACGATTCTCAACTCAAGGACATCAGTACTCGCAGCAGCCAATCCCATCTTTGGACGCTACGACGATATGAAGACACCTGGCGAGAACATTGATTTCCAAACTACCATCCTCTCGCGTTTTGACATGATCTTCATCGTGCGCGACGAGCACGATCGCGGCCGTGACGAGAGGATAGCGAAGCACGTCATGGGCATTGCCATGGGTGGTCGAGGCGTCGAAGAGACGGTGCAGGCTGAGATTCCAATTGACAAGATGAAGCGCTACATCACATACTGCAGGCAAAGGTGCGCTCCACGACTGTCGCCAGAAGCAGCTGAAAAGCTTTCGAGTCACTTTGTTAGCATCAGGCGGCAAGTACACGCCTCGGAAATCAACGCAAACCAGCGATCTAGCATCCCGATTACAGTTCGTCAGTTGGAAGCCATCATCCGTATCACCGAGTCGCTAGCCAAGCTATCTCTGAGCCCGATAGCAGGCGAGACGCATGTCGATGAAGCGATCCGCCTGTTCCTCGCATCTACCATGGATGCTGTCAATCAAGGCGAAGGCCAGAGCTCAAAGGAGCTCATGGATGAAGTCAGCAAGGTTGAAGATGAGCTCCGCAGACGCATGGCTGTTGGATGGCAAATCAACTTGTCCACGCTCAAACGCGAAATGGTTGACGGAAAGGGCTACTCTGAGCAAGCTCTCGCAAGGGCTCTACATGTGATGAACGCTCGTGAGACGATTAGATTTAGACATGGAGGTAGCGTTGTATACAGAGCCAGCGCATAG